From one Microbulbifer sp. A4B17 genomic stretch:
- a CDS encoding polymer-forming cytoskeletal protein, producing the protein MLRKKEKQITMANTGSNHTTLIARQTEISGDIHFRGNLVIEGKVRGNVTAHSDSDARLQIVDGGIIEGEIRVPQVVINGNVKGDVFAARHLELASKAMVEGNVHYKLIEMLKGAQVNGALVSSADLSSVGEPHMLGYSEDETVIEAS; encoded by the coding sequence ATGTTAAGAAAAAAAGAGAAACAGATAACTATGGCCAATACCGGTAGTAACCACACGACATTGATCGCTCGCCAGACCGAGATCAGCGGTGATATCCACTTCCGTGGCAACCTGGTCATCGAGGGCAAGGTGCGTGGCAATGTTACCGCTCACAGTGACAGTGATGCGCGCCTGCAAATTGTGGATGGCGGTATCATTGAAGGCGAGATCCGTGTACCTCAGGTGGTAATTAACGGCAATGTAAAAGGGGATGTGTTTGCCGCGCGCCACTTGGAACTCGCCTCCAAGGCAATGGTAGAGGGCAATGTACACTATAAACTGATCGAGATGCTGAAAGGTGCCCAGGTTAACGGTGCCCTGGTTTCCAGTGCCGATCTGAGTAGTGTGGGCGAACCCCATATGCTCGGCTATTCCGAAGATGAAACTGTCATCGAGGCCTCTTAA
- the erpA gene encoding iron-sulfur cluster insertion protein ErpA: MSEAVSFSPAPLVVTDKAVAKVKSLLEEEGNPELKLRVFVTGGGCSGFQYGFTFDELVAEDDAIIEKDGIQVLVDAMSYPYLVGANVDYEEGLSGSRFVVQNPNASATCGCGSSFSI; encoded by the coding sequence ATGTCAGAAGCTGTATCCTTTTCTCCCGCGCCACTCGTGGTCACAGACAAGGCTGTGGCCAAGGTAAAAAGCCTGTTGGAAGAGGAGGGCAACCCGGAGTTGAAGCTCAGGGTGTTCGTGACCGGAGGCGGCTGTTCCGGTTTCCAATACGGTTTTACCTTTGATGAACTGGTTGCCGAAGATGATGCCATCATAGAAAAGGATGGCATTCAGGTCTTGGTGGATGCGATGAGCTACCCCTACCTGGTTGGTGCCAATGTGGACTACGAAGAAGGCCTCTCGGGGTCTCGTTTCGTAGTACAAAACCCTAATGCGTCCGCTACTTGTGGCTGCGGTTCCTCCTTCTCTATCTGA
- a CDS encoding anhydro-N-acetylmuramic acid kinase, with translation MPDLFIGLMSGTSVDSIDAVLVDFGDEEKINTRILAALAHPIHNGLREAILGLCAPGPSELDRAGQLDRQLGQAFAEATNTLLARAGVEGRSVTAIGSHGQTVRHRPPGTVTSPFTVQLGDPNTISTLTGICTVADFRRRDIALGGQGAPLMPAFHQAAFRTDGSRAVVNIGGMANITELTADGQVYGYDTGPGNALLDYWVNLHKNQPYDRNGDWAASGRANPELLNRLLSDPYFSAEPPKSTGRETFNANWLEQACAGLEVAPVDVQATLSEVTAASIADAVHNFAEGGELLTCGGGAKNRDLVARLQRRLPTWSITDTGSYGIDADWLEAVGFAWLARQTLRGLPGNCPGVTGAQKEAVLGAIYPP, from the coding sequence ATGCCCGATCTGTTTATCGGCCTGATGTCCGGCACCAGCGTTGACTCGATTGACGCGGTGCTGGTCGATTTTGGCGATGAAGAAAAAATTAATACCCGTATCCTGGCTGCGCTAGCCCACCCAATTCACAATGGGCTGCGTGAAGCTATCCTCGGCCTCTGCGCCCCTGGCCCTTCAGAGCTAGATCGCGCCGGGCAGTTGGACCGGCAGCTGGGGCAGGCATTTGCCGAGGCCACCAATACCCTGTTGGCCCGGGCCGGTGTTGAGGGTCGCTCTGTAACCGCCATTGGTAGTCACGGCCAAACCGTGCGCCATCGCCCCCCAGGCACTGTGACCTCCCCCTTCACCGTACAGCTCGGTGACCCCAACACTATCTCAACACTGACAGGCATCTGTACCGTTGCCGACTTCCGCCGCCGGGATATCGCTCTCGGGGGGCAGGGAGCACCATTAATGCCGGCGTTTCACCAGGCCGCATTCAGAACCGATGGAAGCCGTGCCGTGGTCAATATTGGGGGTATGGCCAATATCACCGAGCTGACAGCAGATGGCCAGGTTTACGGATATGACACCGGCCCCGGTAATGCACTGCTCGACTACTGGGTAAACCTGCATAAAAACCAGCCCTACGACCGAAATGGGGACTGGGCGGCAAGCGGTCGTGCCAACCCCGAGCTACTCAACCGGCTGCTTTCAGATCCCTATTTTTCCGCAGAGCCACCCAAGAGTACTGGCCGTGAAACTTTTAACGCCAACTGGCTCGAGCAGGCCTGCGCCGGTTTGGAAGTGGCGCCGGTAGATGTGCAGGCTACCCTCTCTGAAGTGACCGCAGCCAGTATCGCCGACGCCGTGCATAATTTTGCCGAGGGGGGCGAGCTGCTCACTTGCGGAGGCGGGGCAAAAAACAGGGACTTGGTTGCGCGATTACAGCGCCGGTTGCCCACCTGGTCTATTACTGACACAGGCAGTTACGGTATTGACGCAGACTGGCTCGAAGCCGTTGGGTTTGCCTGGCTGGCCCGCCAGACACTGAGGGGCCTGCCCGGAAATTGTCCGGGGGTCACAGGCGCGCAGAAAGAAGCGGTATTAGGAGCTATTTACCCGCCCTAA
- a CDS encoding peptidoglycan DD-metalloendopeptidase family protein: protein MQNHRNSSTGLRIGGLPKHFPRVHAMMAGVAAFVLMLAVLIPSPETSSKRTSLAVKLSEVTSNDNAKAEAKPALTYTPAETPLLNVSVEAVKSLSLEVRNGDTLSDLFQRAKVSAKEMYQLLGSGKEAKQLARLTPGEELTFQMNNDGQLQSLKLQRDRLNQVEFTRTNADKFEHALITREPDSHPAYRQAQIDSSLFLAGSDAGLSDSLIMEMADVFSSDIDFALDIRKGDHFSVMFEEQFLDGEKIGNGPILAVSFTNQGRTYSAVRYVDNSGDANYYTPEGKSMRKAFIRTPLDIVRISSHFNPSRLHPVFKSRRPHNGTDYAAPRGTPVYSTGDGRVIASGYSKPNGNYVFIQHGERYVTRYLHLTKRKVKKGQRVKQRQVIGTVGSTGYATGPHLHYEFLVDGRHRNPATIVRKLPKAKSVPASEMIRFKNQTQPLLAKLENFQGPALAQLDEDSP, encoded by the coding sequence ATGCAAAATCACCGTAATTCGAGTACAGGCCTCCGTATTGGTGGCTTACCCAAGCATTTTCCCCGCGTTCATGCGATGATGGCCGGCGTTGCGGCATTTGTCCTTATGCTGGCTGTTCTGATTCCTTCGCCGGAGACTTCCTCCAAACGCACATCCCTAGCCGTCAAACTTTCAGAGGTCACAAGCAACGACAACGCTAAAGCTGAAGCTAAACCCGCACTCACTTACACACCGGCAGAAACCCCTCTACTTAATGTCAGTGTTGAGGCGGTCAAGTCATTGAGCCTTGAAGTGCGCAATGGCGATACACTGTCAGACCTGTTCCAGCGCGCGAAAGTCAGCGCCAAGGAGATGTACCAGCTTCTGGGCAGCGGCAAAGAGGCAAAACAGCTGGCCCGACTCACCCCGGGCGAAGAACTGACTTTTCAAATGAATAATGATGGCCAGCTGCAGTCTTTAAAGTTACAGCGGGATCGTCTAAATCAAGTTGAGTTTACCCGCACAAACGCAGACAAGTTTGAGCACGCTCTGATAACCCGCGAGCCGGATAGTCACCCAGCCTATCGACAGGCCCAAATCGATAGTTCCCTTTTTCTCGCAGGTAGTGATGCGGGCTTAAGCGACAGCTTGATAATGGAAATGGCCGATGTGTTCAGCTCTGATATCGACTTTGCCCTCGATATCCGTAAAGGTGATCATTTTAGTGTGATGTTCGAAGAGCAATTCCTGGATGGGGAAAAAATTGGCAACGGCCCTATTCTGGCAGTCAGTTTTACCAATCAGGGAAGAACTTACAGCGCCGTACGTTATGTCGATAATAGTGGTGATGCCAACTACTACACGCCTGAAGGCAAAAGTATGCGCAAGGCGTTTATCCGTACACCGCTGGACATAGTCCGTATCAGTTCTCACTTCAATCCGAGCCGCCTGCATCCGGTGTTCAAATCCCGCCGACCTCATAATGGCACCGACTACGCCGCCCCAAGGGGTACTCCAGTTTACTCTACCGGTGATGGTCGGGTTATCGCATCCGGCTATAGTAAACCCAACGGCAACTATGTATTTATCCAACATGGTGAGCGCTATGTAACCCGCTATCTCCACCTGACCAAGCGCAAGGTCAAAAAAGGCCAGCGTGTTAAGCAGCGCCAGGTTATTGGCACTGTAGGGTCTACCGGTTATGCCACTGGCCCGCACTTGCACTATGAATTCCTTGTTGATGGCCGGCATCGCAACCCCGCAACCATTGTGCGCAAATTGCCCAAAGCGAAGTCAGTGCCCGCTTCAGAGATGATCCGTTTTAAGAACCAGACCCAGCCACTCCTGGCGAAACTAGAGAACTTCCAGGGGCCAGCCCTGGCCCAACTGGATGAAGATAGCCCCTAA
- the tyrS gene encoding tyrosine--tRNA ligase, with amino-acid sequence MAGVDMTLLEDLDRRGLINQATGDGELTQHLSESRTLYCGFDPTADSLHIGSLVPLLTLKRFQAAGHKPIALVGGATGLIGDPSFKAQERSLNTPDIVAGWVDKLKNQVSQFINFDCGENSAIVANNLDWTRELNTLDFLRDVGKHFSVNNMVNKESVKQRIQREGEGISFTEFSYMLLQSMDFSELYKLHDCTLQIGGSDQWGNITGGVDLTRRQHRGKVFGLTLPLVTKADGTKFGKTESGTIWLDPKRTSPYAFYQFWLNTADADVYKFLRYFTFLSVDEIDAIETTDRERAGRPEAQGILAREVTRLVHGEEGLVAAERISQALFSGDIADLSASDLEQLRLDGLPSSVLPKDFGEQSLINLLVDAGMAPSGKPVKDALGRNAVLVNGEAVGMSANAEPASVFCRDKAMSDSYFIVRLGKKKYHLFTFES; translated from the coding sequence ATGGCTGGGGTCGACATGACACTGCTTGAAGACTTGGACCGTCGCGGATTAATCAATCAAGCGACTGGTGACGGCGAACTGACGCAGCATTTGTCGGAGAGTCGAACCCTCTATTGCGGCTTTGACCCCACTGCAGACTCCCTACATATAGGCAGTCTAGTACCGCTGCTGACCTTGAAGAGGTTTCAGGCGGCAGGGCATAAACCGATTGCTCTGGTAGGCGGTGCCACGGGGCTGATTGGCGACCCATCTTTTAAAGCGCAAGAGCGCAGCCTGAATACCCCCGATATTGTTGCGGGCTGGGTAGATAAGCTGAAAAACCAGGTATCTCAATTTATCAATTTCGATTGCGGGGAAAATAGTGCCATTGTTGCTAATAACCTAGACTGGACTCGGGAATTGAATACGCTCGATTTCCTGCGCGACGTCGGCAAGCATTTCTCTGTTAACAACATGGTTAACAAAGAGTCCGTCAAACAGCGTATCCAGCGTGAGGGTGAAGGTATTTCCTTTACAGAATTCTCCTATATGCTGCTTCAGTCGATGGATTTTTCCGAGTTATATAAACTGCACGATTGCACCTTGCAGATCGGTGGTTCAGACCAGTGGGGCAATATTACTGGTGGTGTCGACCTGACCCGTCGCCAGCATCGCGGTAAGGTTTTCGGTTTGACACTGCCATTGGTGACTAAAGCAGATGGCACCAAGTTTGGTAAAACTGAGAGCGGCACTATTTGGCTTGATCCAAAACGTACCAGTCCTTACGCCTTCTATCAGTTTTGGTTAAATACCGCTGATGCGGACGTGTATAAATTCCTGCGCTATTTCACTTTCCTCAGTGTGGATGAGATTGATGCGATAGAAACTACGGATCGCGAGCGTGCTGGCAGACCCGAAGCCCAAGGAATCCTGGCCCGTGAAGTGACTCGCCTGGTGCACGGAGAGGAAGGGTTGGTCGCCGCAGAGCGTATCTCCCAAGCGCTCTTCTCCGGTGATATTGCTGATTTGTCCGCAAGTGACTTGGAGCAGTTGCGCCTTGATGGTCTGCCTTCATCGGTACTTCCCAAAGACTTCGGTGAGCAGAGCCTGATCAATTTACTGGTGGATGCAGGTATGGCGCCTTCAGGTAAGCCGGTTAAAGATGCCTTGGGCCGCAATGCGGTATTGGTAAATGGCGAGGCGGTTGGCATGAGTGCCAATGCAGAGCCCGCTTCCGTTTTTTGTCGTGATAAAGCGATGAGCGATAGCTACTTTATCGTTCGCTTGGGCAAGAAAAAATACCATCTGTTCACCTTTGAAAGTTGA